The Comamonas testosteroni genome includes a window with the following:
- the bet gene encoding phage recombination protein Bet: protein MSQEQSSQNESTLMGRFGARFGVDPHKLFDTLKAVAFRQREGHAQPTNEQMMALMIVAEQYGLNPFLKEIYAYPDKNNGIVPVVGVDGWSNIVNAHPQYDGFEVVYSDSKVEVTGVNFPVHEWIEVVIHRKDRTVPSRVREFMDECYRPPTQRNGAHGAYQINGPWQTHARRMLRHKAFIQCGRLALGFTGIFDQDEAERIIDADSNVVGASVKVVKTQDDQRTASSAENVASAQGNAPPQLTHEQLEPVLQQLLNRTLPNQTWNVAHQYVEQRFSGENLERAKTFLHDKQMEHMHAPEQDYEAMQQRRASGQVERSERVMPPLDDLVLPPGGLDSQAESSFF from the coding sequence ATGTCCCAAGAGCAAAGCTCGCAAAATGAATCAACACTGATGGGCCGCTTCGGCGCGCGCTTTGGTGTTGATCCTCACAAGCTCTTCGATACCTTGAAGGCTGTTGCCTTCAGACAAAGAGAAGGGCATGCGCAGCCTACCAATGAGCAAATGATGGCTCTGATGATCGTGGCGGAGCAGTACGGTTTGAATCCCTTCTTGAAGGAGATTTACGCCTACCCAGACAAAAACAACGGGATCGTTCCTGTTGTTGGCGTCGATGGCTGGAGCAACATTGTCAACGCTCACCCTCAGTACGACGGCTTTGAAGTGGTTTATTCCGATTCCAAGGTTGAAGTAACGGGTGTGAATTTTCCAGTTCACGAGTGGATCGAAGTGGTCATACACCGTAAGGATAGGACCGTTCCCTCCCGTGTCCGTGAATTCATGGATGAGTGCTATCGCCCTCCAACTCAAAGGAATGGGGCGCACGGTGCCTATCAAATCAATGGCCCTTGGCAAACGCACGCTAGAAGGATGTTGCGCCATAAGGCTTTCATTCAGTGCGGGCGTCTGGCACTCGGCTTTACTGGAATCTTTGACCAGGATGAGGCAGAACGCATCATCGATGCTGATTCGAATGTGGTTGGAGCCTCCGTCAAGGTGGTGAAAACACAGGATGATCAACGTACTGCTAGCTCTGCTGAGAATGTGGCCAGCGCACAAGGGAATGCTCCCCCGCAGTTGACGCATGAACAACTGGAGCCGGTGCTACAGCAACTGCTGAATCGCACACTGCCAAATCAGACATGGAATGTCGCTCATCAATATGTTGAGCAACGCTTTTCAGGTGAAAACCTTGAACGAGCTAAGACCTTCCTGCATGACAAGCAGATGGAGCACATGCATGCGCCAGAGCAGGACTATGAAGCGATGCAGCAACGCAGAGCCAGTGGTCAGGTAGAACGCTCAGAACGTGTGATGCCACCACTTGATGATCTTGTCCTGCCTCCAGGCGGG
- the ssb gene encoding single-stranded DNA-binding protein, translated as MASVNKVIIVGNLGKDPVCRNGNNGSGQLFANFSVATTEHWTDQASQEARERTEWHSIVLRGRLAEIARDYLHKGSQVYLEGTLRTRKWVDQENGVERFITEIHCDSMQMLGSPNQSSGGAPAQQSHAHQRAAAPARAPSHASNGYAQQSQSSSRPSARAPAPAQGRGQGSQAGGSTRAANSQPIRGQGGGGGRTDDDIPFARLHYMAGG; from the coding sequence ATGGCATCAGTCAACAAGGTAATCATCGTCGGCAACCTGGGCAAAGATCCAGTTTGCCGCAACGGCAACAATGGCAGCGGCCAGCTTTTTGCGAACTTCTCCGTTGCCACGACAGAACACTGGACCGACCAGGCCTCGCAAGAGGCTAGGGAGCGCACAGAATGGCACTCGATTGTGCTGCGTGGCCGACTCGCTGAAATAGCGCGCGACTACCTGCACAAAGGCTCACAGGTTTATTTGGAAGGCACACTGCGCACGCGCAAGTGGGTCGATCAAGAAAACGGGGTTGAGCGCTTTATCACTGAGATTCACTGCGACAGCATGCAAATGCTGGGCAGCCCGAATCAAAGTTCCGGGGGGGCTCCAGCTCAGCAGAGCCATGCACACCAACGTGCAGCGGCTCCAGCTCGTGCGCCTTCTCATGCAAGCAATGGTTATGCCCAACAGTCGCAATCTTCGTCTCGTCCCTCAGCTCGTGCTCCAGCACCAGCTCAAGGCCGTGGACAAGGATCGCAAGCTGGTGGGTCCACCAGAGCTGCTAATTCCCAACCCATTCGCGGACAAGGCGGTGGGGGAGGAAGAACTGACGACGACATTCCGTTCGCTCGTCTTCACTACATGGCCGGTGGTTAA
- a CDS encoding TrbC family F-type conjugative pilus assembly protein: MASDLKAADVEMMQRGKDKAISGASLLDLSTLQNKHMSAADSDARQFYEQLKEQGRIQMSTPGQSSAPGQQPKDQTDSYTSLVFASFSLGEAAMKELMDDVAGRRDSVIVLRGVAPGESLAKGIARVQSMAASRKVMPSIIINPTLFQEFNVNVVPTVVLLNKPDKSKNYKVKSRVSGIGSVDWLKRKFAENNKVEQGNYGPTRDISEPDIIEVAKARIASIDWDEKKKNAIKNFWKNQKFIPLPTANEDAKRIIDPTVLVAKDISSADGKVIVKSGTSINPLNLRSFTQAVIVFNPNDPWQNRFVKLKARELLKEKNVSSISYIATEISIEDGWKSYKNITESLGAPIFLLTPDVRNRFELRVTPSVITARDRKFEVAEFKKVETQK, encoded by the coding sequence ATGGCCTCCGACCTCAAAGCAGCTGATGTCGAGATGATGCAGAGAGGCAAGGACAAAGCGATAAGCGGTGCATCCCTGCTGGATCTCAGTACCCTCCAGAACAAGCACATGAGTGCAGCAGACAGCGATGCTCGGCAGTTCTACGAACAGCTGAAAGAACAGGGGCGCATACAGATGAGCACGCCAGGGCAAAGCTCTGCACCTGGCCAGCAGCCTAAGGACCAGACGGATAGCTATACCTCTCTTGTCTTTGCATCGTTCTCCCTCGGTGAAGCGGCAATGAAAGAGCTGATGGATGATGTCGCTGGTCGTAGAGATAGCGTCATCGTCCTGCGCGGCGTGGCTCCAGGCGAGAGCTTGGCCAAGGGAATCGCCAGAGTCCAATCGATGGCAGCGAGCAGGAAGGTGATGCCTAGCATCATCATCAATCCGACGCTATTTCAAGAATTCAACGTCAACGTTGTGCCAACTGTGGTGCTTTTGAATAAACCTGACAAAAGCAAGAACTACAAAGTCAAGTCAAGAGTTTCAGGGATTGGCTCTGTTGATTGGCTTAAGAGAAAATTTGCCGAGAATAATAAAGTCGAACAAGGTAACTACGGGCCTACAAGAGATATATCAGAACCAGACATCATCGAAGTGGCTAAGGCTAGGATCGCATCGATTGATTGGGATGAGAAAAAGAAAAATGCAATTAAGAACTTCTGGAAGAATCAGAAGTTCATACCATTGCCTACGGCGAATGAGGATGCTAAAAGAATAATTGATCCGACCGTCTTGGTGGCGAAGGATATTTCTTCAGCAGACGGGAAAGTTATTGTGAAGTCCGGCACTTCAATTAATCCATTGAATTTGCGTTCATTCACACAAGCGGTAATAGTCTTCAATCCAAATGATCCTTGGCAAAACCGATTTGTGAAGTTGAAGGCAAGAGAGCTTTTGAAAGAGAAGAACGTATCTTCAATTTCATACATTGCTACTGAGATCAGTATTGAAGACGGTTGGAAGTCATATAAAAACATCACTGAGTCACTTGGCGCTCCAATTTTCCTTCTGACTCCTGATGTTAGAAATAGGTTTGAACTTCGTGTGACCCCCTCCGTAATTACAGCGAGAGACAGAAAATTCGAAGTTGCAGAGTTCAAGAAGGTGGAGACTCAAAAATGA
- a CDS encoding EAL domain-containing protein has translation MITFLPVFQPIKNVSDGSSLCAEVLSRWKTPDGRLHAPGQLNLNRIDWRKIDRGVINYLLSHKEDIVKKIDHIFINVSAQTLLDDAHFIQWVDSIKELIEGGRLKVTLEITEQVPDELLERRWCDMAIESITMAIDDFGVCNSTFSRLKSFPWLYCKVEVAGIESLMSDNAARIFIDAGINLIAEKVETLDQARFACDRNIFLQQGYIHYKPMPIQALKLEVKESTYAY, from the coding sequence ATGATTACCTTCTTGCCGGTCTTTCAACCTATCAAGAATGTCTCAGACGGATCTAGTCTGTGTGCTGAGGTGCTATCAAGATGGAAGACTCCAGACGGTAGGCTCCATGCGCCAGGGCAGCTTAATTTGAATCGAATTGACTGGCGGAAGATCGACAGAGGGGTAATAAATTACCTGCTTTCTCATAAGGAGGACATTGTTAAGAAGATAGATCATATTTTTATCAATGTCTCTGCGCAAACATTGCTTGATGATGCCCACTTCATTCAATGGGTCGATTCAATTAAAGAATTGATTGAGGGTGGAAGACTGAAAGTCACGCTTGAGATCACGGAGCAGGTTCCTGATGAACTGCTTGAGCGCCGATGGTGTGATATGGCCATTGAGTCCATAACAATGGCTATCGATGACTTTGGTGTTTGCAACTCAACATTTTCCCGATTGAAATCGTTCCCATGGCTGTATTGCAAGGTTGAGGTGGCAGGAATTGAATCGCTGATGTCTGATAACGCGGCGCGGATATTTATTGATGCTGGAATTAATTTGATTGCAGAGAAAGTTGAAACACTTGATCAAGCAAGATTCGCATGCGATAGAAATATTTTCCTTCAGCAAGGCTATATCCACTATAAGCCCATGCCGATTCAAGCGTTGAAGTTAGAAGTCAAAGAAAGCACATATGCATATTAA
- a CDS encoding AAA family ATPase, which yields MSTPIAQTASFQTSTIFGMPEIGNSAKTIGFVDMSNAYIPSVMAGFVHRREFLREVLAFLNSPDGDALFVTGPTGSGKTSGILQILGTLNWPTQQVTGNGKMELCDLVGHHALVSEKPGETPSMKFMYGPLAIAMREGHALLINEVDLIDPAELAGLNDVLEGRPLVIGMNGGEIIKAHRMFRVIVTGNSRGAGDVSGQYQGVQMQNLAAMDRYRFTVVSYPEKAVEEAIVTKASPKLPKQIVEGMVRLADDVRKLFMGSDGQGGQLAITFSTRTLVRWAKLSTKFKGAPNPLGYALDLALLNRATPEDATAITRLAKDIFGEQWKDDTPATQP from the coding sequence ATGTCTACACCCATCGCTCAAACAGCGAGCTTTCAAACCAGCACAATCTTTGGCATGCCAGAGATTGGCAATTCCGCGAAAACCATCGGTTTTGTGGATATGTCCAATGCTTACATTCCCTCCGTCATGGCGGGCTTTGTGCATCGTCGTGAGTTCCTGCGTGAGGTTTTGGCCTTTCTCAACTCTCCTGACGGGGATGCCCTGTTTGTTACTGGTCCTACTGGATCGGGGAAAACATCAGGCATCCTGCAAATTCTTGGCACGCTCAACTGGCCTACACAACAAGTCACCGGCAACGGCAAGATGGAATTGTGTGACCTGGTTGGGCACCATGCCTTGGTCTCTGAAAAGCCTGGTGAAACCCCATCCATGAAATTCATGTATGGCCCACTGGCAATAGCAATGAGAGAAGGGCATGCCCTTCTAATCAACGAGGTGGATCTGATTGACCCTGCTGAGCTTGCTGGCCTGAACGATGTCCTTGAAGGGCGTCCTCTGGTCATTGGCATGAATGGCGGTGAAATCATCAAGGCTCACCGCATGTTTCGCGTGATTGTTACGGGCAACTCGCGTGGCGCTGGTGATGTGTCTGGGCAATATCAAGGTGTTCAGATGCAGAACCTCGCGGCCATGGATCGCTATCGATTTACTGTTGTCTCTTATCCAGAGAAGGCAGTTGAGGAAGCGATAGTTACCAAAGCATCACCGAAACTTCCAAAGCAAATTGTTGAGGGTATGGTTCGTCTGGCTGATGATGTGCGCAAGCTCTTCATGGGATCGGACGGACAAGGTGGCCAGCTGGCCATTACGTTCTCAACGCGCACGCTGGTTCGCTGGGCGAAGCTTTCAACGAAGTTCAAGGGTGCTCCTAACCCTCTGGGATATGCGCTCGATTTGGCACTGCTCAATCGCGCGACACCCGAGGATGCCACTGCGATAACTCGCTTGGCCAAGGACATTTTTGGGGAGCAGTGGAAAGACGATACCCCGGCCACCCAGCCTTGA
- a CDS encoding TraU family protein, whose amino-acid sequence MHIKRIVVAFWLLMMSSLSNAEVGCYSADLIGPKLFTDICWSCIFPIRVAGIPISGPGGSFPEDSVTSPLCACEDTNGIPRPGITTSMWEPARLVEFQRVPGCSSVLNGIRFPFDRLNQGNHSNSTHDGSDGTFMHYHFYAFPLLIMMDLFVNQKCNPDGYMDLDVMYMSELDPTWNNDELAFFTNPEAAAVANPIAAAACSADAIASTAGKPLKQMFWCAGSWGALYPLSGNQNGGRGVIRESSLLKTRVLAALHRRGLSWKTMGSDALCGGYISPTLPKTQYKFNLVAPIPEANSSHVVGESTLTWGIAKTIPSIGQDPVYMVWRWNDCCNTKIVQ is encoded by the coding sequence ATGCATATTAAAAGAATAGTGGTCGCATTTTGGCTGTTGATGATGTCTAGCCTCAGCAATGCAGAGGTAGGTTGCTACAGCGCGGACTTGATAGGCCCAAAACTGTTCACGGATATTTGTTGGTCATGCATTTTTCCGATACGAGTTGCCGGGATTCCAATAAGCGGCCCTGGTGGGAGCTTTCCTGAAGATTCCGTCACATCACCTCTTTGCGCCTGTGAAGACACAAATGGTATCCCCCGGCCAGGGATTACAACTTCGATGTGGGAGCCTGCGCGACTCGTTGAGTTCCAGCGTGTGCCTGGTTGTTCATCGGTGTTGAATGGGATCAGGTTTCCGTTTGATCGTTTGAATCAGGGGAACCATTCGAACAGCACGCATGATGGCTCGGATGGGACATTCATGCATTACCATTTCTATGCTTTCCCGTTATTGATCATGATGGACTTGTTCGTGAACCAGAAATGTAATCCTGATGGGTACATGGATCTGGACGTAATGTATATGTCCGAATTAGATCCAACATGGAATAACGACGAGCTTGCATTTTTTACTAACCCAGAGGCGGCTGCAGTAGCAAATCCTATAGCAGCTGCAGCTTGTTCAGCGGATGCGATTGCATCAACTGCAGGGAAGCCACTCAAGCAAATGTTCTGGTGTGCCGGGTCCTGGGGTGCGTTGTACCCATTGAGTGGTAATCAGAATGGTGGACGAGGTGTGATCCGTGAATCCAGTCTTCTAAAAACACGCGTTCTTGCAGCTCTGCATCGCCGTGGGTTGTCGTGGAAAACAATGGGTAGCGATGCACTATGTGGTGGATATATATCTCCTACGCTTCCAAAAACTCAGTACAAATTCAATCTTGTAGCACCAATTCCTGAGGCAAATTCGTCCCATGTTGTTGGCGAATCGACGTTGACTTGGGGAATAGCCAAAACTATTCCATCAATTGGCCAAGATCCGGTTTACATGGTCTGGCGTTGGAATGATTGCTGCAATACCAAAATAGTTCAGTGA
- the traN gene encoding conjugal transfer mating pair stabilization protein TraN, with protein sequence MILKRLISALLVIGLTISPIYPSAQTKNTNDSLANAGREAQSFGKSLSETVRSRDSSNNNGTLNLNGSSVNINDLYPSTSSSNARPQNYYFPGGAAPSINDLGGVYNDSNNMDKVGSTTDKSLYQDSLSDNPSISGAAYKILLNASNRSRPDFSNDPMLNLSKDTFNNIDEITKSFGDCSSTSEVIKKNSKKHIPEYERCERIVKPAGACKITHTMGIEHQVADVFVAGLGRTWLTVEFDLKNGTGHTLDPTDGIAFSMNIPTVKFEDVCTGANNYKTDLVGSWDWIEHGLGGTVDSTVHYRVLEFPTCDNNLIGKVQIQDTSVSSDTKFVLGGKFSLRLIKQKPDVWASESCIADAQSIGQNFCTGNISVDVGPPSDQECVDIGGVRICPGDPFFNSLTPSPIKGLPTLTQSASVSEIQCNFNVGQMDCWTDPQGVQHCPHNDGTNQNSCGKYENNNKCGFVSTSCLDGAKDENGKCYVFEDTYDCGHDVDVIDYTKNTQYSCSGPIKCMGSECLDISSEQNGDFAKAAALLNAAQFIAQDMQCSDSAGEEGGDGNVDEGCKVFSGTPGQCKIAVGGIQNCCEKPENISLADYITMLMAMPKLDSAIMNLESGSVVRGSYQVLRDPVVSGWQEVTKPFASFAENIGGSVDAFTAPIKEVYNQIIDSVKSTIQDVIKNSIQNGMTSAGAEAGVAAGTASELSQQAATDAANMMAQVGNIASTVMTVYTVYVVSMMMIQLIWACEKEEFELNAKRSLKSCHYVGSYCKTKVLGACIEKRESYCCYNSPLSRIMNEQIRGQMNLGFGTAKAPSCDGLKIEDIGKVDWDQINLDEWLGILGETGHYPTPETLTMDKLTGSGNILNDGNRVNSVERAKNRLEGVNVDEKRKEAERKINSGH encoded by the coding sequence ATGATATTGAAGAGATTGATCTCTGCGCTTCTTGTTATTGGTCTGACAATTAGTCCGATATACCCATCAGCGCAAACAAAAAATACTAATGACAGCTTGGCTAATGCAGGCCGTGAAGCTCAGAGCTTTGGGAAGTCTTTATCTGAAACTGTCAGAAGTAGGGATAGCTCTAACAACAATGGCACTTTGAATCTGAACGGTAGCAGTGTCAATATTAATGATCTCTATCCTTCGACAAGCAGCTCAAACGCTAGACCACAAAACTACTATTTTCCAGGTGGTGCAGCGCCAAGCATCAACGACTTAGGAGGAGTGTATAACGACTCCAACAATATGGATAAAGTTGGCTCCACAACTGACAAATCGCTGTACCAAGACTCTTTGAGTGATAACCCGTCTATATCGGGTGCCGCTTATAAAATATTGCTTAATGCGTCTAATCGATCTAGGCCAGATTTTTCCAATGATCCGATGTTGAATCTAAGCAAGGATACATTCAACAATATTGATGAAATCACAAAGAGCTTTGGAGATTGCTCAAGCACGAGCGAGGTCATTAAGAAAAACAGCAAAAAGCATATCCCCGAATATGAGCGTTGCGAGCGTATTGTTAAGCCAGCAGGTGCATGCAAAATTACCCATACAATGGGTATTGAGCATCAAGTTGCCGATGTATTTGTAGCCGGTCTTGGCAGAACATGGCTTACTGTAGAGTTTGATCTAAAAAATGGTACTGGCCATACGCTTGATCCAACAGACGGCATTGCCTTCTCAATGAACATTCCAACAGTTAAGTTTGAGGATGTTTGCACTGGTGCCAATAACTACAAGACCGACTTAGTAGGATCGTGGGACTGGATTGAACACGGCCTTGGTGGAACTGTTGACTCAACTGTGCATTATCGAGTCTTGGAATTTCCTACATGCGACAACAACCTGATTGGTAAAGTTCAGATACAAGATACATCGGTTTCTAGTGATACAAAGTTTGTTCTTGGTGGGAAATTTTCTCTTCGTTTGATTAAACAGAAGCCGGATGTCTGGGCATCGGAGTCATGCATAGCTGATGCTCAGTCAATTGGACAGAATTTCTGTACTGGGAATATTAGCGTTGATGTTGGTCCACCAAGCGATCAAGAGTGTGTAGATATTGGAGGTGTTCGTATATGCCCCGGAGATCCATTCTTCAATTCGTTGACTCCATCGCCTATAAAAGGGCTTCCAACATTAACGCAGTCCGCTTCCGTTTCTGAAATTCAATGTAATTTCAATGTTGGTCAGATGGATTGCTGGACAGACCCCCAAGGGGTACAGCATTGTCCTCATAATGATGGTACAAATCAAAATTCATGCGGAAAGTATGAGAATAATAACAAATGCGGATTTGTTTCAACTTCGTGCCTTGATGGAGCAAAGGATGAAAACGGGAAGTGCTATGTTTTTGAAGATACCTATGATTGTGGTCATGATGTTGATGTAATCGACTATACAAAAAATACTCAGTATTCATGCTCGGGGCCGATTAAATGCATGGGGTCAGAGTGTCTTGATATATCTTCTGAACAAAACGGTGATTTTGCAAAGGCTGCGGCCTTACTCAATGCTGCACAGTTTATTGCGCAAGATATGCAGTGCTCTGATTCTGCTGGAGAAGAGGGAGGTGATGGAAATGTGGATGAAGGCTGTAAGGTGTTCAGTGGTACACCTGGCCAATGCAAAATTGCAGTTGGCGGAATTCAGAATTGTTGTGAGAAGCCTGAGAATATCTCGCTAGCTGATTACATCACTATGCTCATGGCCATGCCTAAGCTTGACTCGGCCATCATGAACTTGGAGTCTGGAAGTGTTGTGCGAGGCTCATATCAAGTCTTGCGTGATCCAGTTGTTTCAGGTTGGCAAGAAGTTACCAAGCCCTTTGCTTCGTTTGCAGAGAATATTGGTGGCTCGGTCGATGCTTTTACAGCGCCTATTAAAGAGGTTTATAACCAAATTATTGATTCAGTCAAAAGTACGATACAGGATGTTATAAAGAACTCAATTCAGAATGGCATGACATCGGCAGGAGCCGAAGCCGGTGTTGCTGCAGGCACTGCAAGTGAGTTGAGTCAGCAGGCTGCAACTGATGCAGCAAATATGATGGCGCAGGTTGGGAATATCGCCAGCACTGTTATGACTGTTTATACGGTCTATGTTGTATCAATGATGATGATTCAGCTAATCTGGGCTTGCGAAAAAGAAGAGTTTGAACTTAATGCGAAAAGATCGCTAAAGAGTTGTCATTATGTAGGGTCTTACTGCAAGACAAAAGTGCTAGGTGCTTGTATCGAGAAAAGAGAGTCATACTGCTGCTACAACTCACCATTGTCACGAATAATGAATGAGCAAATACGTGGACAAATGAATCTGGGGTTCGGTACAGCAAAGGCACCTAGTTGCGATGGATTGAAGATCGAGGACATTGGAAAGGTTGATTGGGATCAGATCAACCTGGATGAATGGCTCGGTATTCTGGGGGAGACTGGGCACTATCCGACACCTGAAACCTTGACGATGGATAAGTTGACAGGCTCTGGGAATATTCTTAATGACGGAAATAGGGTTAACTCTGTTGAAAGAGCCAAGAATCGGTTAGAAGGGGTTAACGTAGATGAGAAGCGAAAAGAAGCAGAGCGTAAAATAAACTCCGGTCATTAA